TTTGGGATGTTTTCTTAGAAGTCCAAATAGGTACTGAAGTATTTGAGGTTCGTGTTGGAAATCAACGTAATAAATATGCATATACTGCTGAAACAAGTGCATTAATACATTTGAACAATGATTTTTATAGATTAACACCTTATTTCACTAAAGACTTTAATAACATTTCATTATACTTTACTGCTATTACGTTAGCTGATTCAATATCAATGAAGTTAAAAGGTAAAAATAAAATTATCTTAACCGGTATTGATAGAGGTTATGTATTTGAAGAAGGTATGGCTAGCGTTGTCTTAAAAGACGACATGGTGATGGGAATGTTAAGCCAAACGTCAGACAACGAAGTGGAAATCCTACTCAGCGAAGATATTAAAAAACGCGACTTCAAAAATATCATAAAATTAAACACAGCACATGTAACATATCAAATAAACAAATAACAAAGTTCCCTCAAATCATTGTGGACCCAAACCATAATACACAATGATTTGAGGGCTTTGTTTTGAGTGGAAAGCTTAAATGTGTAATCAAATCAATTAAATTAAAGACATACAAAAACTGTTGGCAAAATCATGTCAGCAGTTTTCTTGGCATCGAAACAGATATGGTGAAATCTATAATAATTATTTGATGTAAAATACCGTTTTATAATAAGAAATGATGTCAAATTGTAGTAATAATGTTAATTAAACGTTAGCGCATTTTTTTAATAATTTATTCATGAATTTTACATGTACTATTGTGATAAAATAAACATAATTAAAAATTCACTGAGGTGCTATCGTGCTATCGCTAACAATGTTATTACTTGAGCGTGTAGGTTTAATTATTATTTTGGCCTATGTGTTGATGAATATTCCATATTTTAAAAACTTAATGAATCGTCGACGTACATGGAAAGCACGTTGGCAGTTATGCATCATTTTTAGTCTATTTGCCTTAATGTCCAATTTAACTGGCATAGTCATAGATCATCAGCATAGTTTATCTGGTAGCGTGTATTTTCGCTTAGATGATGATGTATCTTTAGCCAATACACGTGTGTTAACGATTGGTGTCGCAGGTTTAGTCGGCGGTCCCTTTGTAGGTCTATTTGTAGGTATTATTTCAGGGATTTTTAGAGTTTATATGGGTGGTGCTGATGCACAAGTTTATTTAATTTCTTCATTGTTTATCGGTATTATCGCTGGATATTATGGTTTACAAGCACAGAGACGTAAACGTTATCCAAGTATCGCGAAAAGTGCTATGATTGGTATTTTTATGGAAGTCATTCAAATGTTGAGTATCTTAACATTTTCACATGACAAAGCATATGCGATTGAACTTATTTCATTAATCGCTTTACCTATGATTATAGTGAATAGCGTGGGTACAGCTATATTCATGTCTATTATTATTTCAACTTTGAAACAAGAAGAACAAATGAAAGCCGTGCAAACCCATGACGTGTTGCAATTGATGAATCAAACATTACCTTATTTTAAAGAAGGTTTAAATAGAGAATCAGCTCAGCAAATTGCCATGATTATCAAAGATTTAATGAAAGTATCTGCAGTAGCGATTACTAGTAAAAATGAAATTTTATCTCATGTTGGTGCAGGTAGTGATCATCACATTCCAACTAATGAAATATTAACGAGCTTATCTAAAGATGTATTGAAATCGGGGCGCTTAAAAGAAGTGCACACTAGAGAAGAAATTGGCTGTAGCCATCCTAATTGCCCGCTTAGAGCTGCCATTGTAATACCACTTGAGATGCATGGTTCAATTGTTGGTACTTTGAAAATGTACTTTACTAATCCTAATGATTTAACATTCGTTGAGCGTCAACTAGCTGAAGGTTTAGCTAATATTTTTAGTAGTCAAATTGAACTAGGTGAAGCAGAAACACAAAGTAAATTATTGAAAGATGCGGAAATTAAATCATTACAAGCACAAGTTAGCCCACACTTTTTCTTCAATTCAATCAATACCATTTCTGCATTAGTTAGGATTAATAGTGAAAAGGCACGTGAATTATTATTAGAACTGAGTTACTTTTTCCGAGCAAATTTACAGGGTTCAAAGCAACATACAATTACTTTGGACAAAGAGTTGAGTCAAGTTCGCTCATACTTATCGTTGGAACAAGCGAGATACCCAGGACGATTCAACATTAACATTAATGTTGAGGAGCGATATCGTCACGTTCTTGTACCACCATTTTTAATTCAAATTTTAGTTGAAAATGCCATCAAACATGCGTTTACGAATCGAAAACAAGGCAACGACATTGATGTGTCTGTTATTAAAGAAAATGCGTCACATGTTTGCATTATAGTGCAAGATAATGGACAAGGTATTTCTAAAGATAAAATGCATTTGTTGGGAGAAACATCTGTAGAATCAGAATCCGGAACTGGTAGTGCTTTAGAAAACTTAAACTTACGCCTAAAAGGATTATTTGGAAAGTCCGCAGCATTACAATTTGAATCGACATCAAGCGGTACCACTTTTTGGTGTGTACTTCCTTATGAAAGACAAGAGGAGGAATAAATATGAAAGCATTAATCATAGATGATGAGCCATTAGCGCGTAATGAATTGACCTATTTACTTAATGAAATTGGTGGATTTGAAGAAATTAATGAGGCGGAAAATGTGAAAGAAACATTGGAAGCATTACTTATCAATCAATATGACATTATATTTTTAGACGTGAATTTAATGGATGAAAATGGTATCGAATTAGGTGCTAAAATTCAAAAGATGAAAGAACCACCCGCGATTATTTTTGCGACTGCACATGATCAATATGCAGTACAGGCTTTCGAATTAAATGCAACAGATTATATTTTAAAGCCATTCGGTCAAAAACGTATAGAACAAGCAGTCAATAAAGTTCGTGCGACTAAGGCTAAAGATGAAAGTAGTTCTAGTACGATTATTAATGATATGTCAATGAATTTTGATCAAAGTTTGCCTGTTGAAATTGATGATAAAATTCATATGATTAAGCAACAAAATATTATCGGTATTGGTACGCATAATGGTATAACAACAATACATACTACAAATCATAAGTATGAAACAACAGAACCGTTGAATCGTTATGAAAAACGATTAAATCCATCGTATTTTTTACGTATCCATCGATCATATATTATTAACACTAAGCACATTAAAGAAGTACAGCAATGGTTTAACTACACATATATGGTAATATTGACAAATGGTGTCAAAATGCAAGTTGGGCGCTCG
This is a stretch of genomic DNA from Staphylococcus roterodami. It encodes these proteins:
- a CDS encoding sensor histidine kinase; translation: MLSLTMLLLERVGLIIILAYVLMNIPYFKNLMNRRRTWKARWQLCIIFSLFALMSNLTGIVIDHQHSLSGSVYFRLDDDVSLANTRVLTIGVAGLVGGPFVGLFVGIISGIFRVYMGGADAQVYLISSLFIGIIAGYYGLQAQRRKRYPSIAKSAMIGIFMEVIQMLSILTFSHDKAYAIELISLIALPMIIVNSVGTAIFMSIIISTLKQEEQMKAVQTHDVLQLMNQTLPYFKEGLNRESAQQIAMIIKDLMKVSAVAITSKNEILSHVGAGSDHHIPTNEILTSLSKDVLKSGRLKEVHTREEIGCSHPNCPLRAAIVIPLEMHGSIVGTLKMYFTNPNDLTFVERQLAEGLANIFSSQIELGEAETQSKLLKDAEIKSLQAQVSPHFFFNSINTISALVRINSEKARELLLELSYFFRANLQGSKQHTITLDKELSQVRSYLSLEQARYPGRFNININVEERYRHVLVPPFLIQILVENAIKHAFTNRKQGNDIDVSVIKENASHVCIIVQDNGQGISKDKMHLLGETSVESESGTGSALENLNLRLKGLFGKSAALQFESTSSGTTFWCVLPYERQEEE
- a CDS encoding response regulator transcription factor LytR, with the protein product MKALIIDDEPLARNELTYLLNEIGGFEEINEAENVKETLEALLINQYDIIFLDVNLMDENGIELGAKIQKMKEPPAIIFATAHDQYAVQAFELNATDYILKPFGQKRIEQAVNKVRATKAKDESSSSTIINDMSMNFDQSLPVEIDDKIHMIKQQNIIGIGTHNGITTIHTTNHKYETTEPLNRYEKRLNPSYFLRIHRSYIINTKHIKEVQQWFNYTYMVILTNGVKMQVGRSFMKEFKASIGLL